DNA sequence from the Nitrospira sp. CR1.1 genome:
TTGAACAGGCCGAGGGGCACCTTCTGGGGTTGCACACCGGAACGACGAAGGGGCACCTCAGGCACACCGGCATGTCGCCGGCTGAATTGGATCAATCGCTGCGTAACGGCAAGGAGGACCTGAGTCGGATCACCGGCTCGCCACCGGTGCTGGTCCGCCCTCCGTACTGGCTGTTTAATGCGGCGACGGTCGACTGCTATCGGCGACATCAGCTGCACATGCTGTTATCTGATGTCAAAGCATTCGACGGGGTGAATTGGGGTATCCATCTGCTACGGAGACTGAATTTTCGGTCCCAGCTGGCCGGGCTACAATCGCGGTTCCTTCGGGGGACGTTGCCGGTCGTGAACCGTACCATTCCCGTCGTCGTGGCCTTTCACGATACGAATTCTTACACGGCCCGGCATCTGGGCGACTATCTCAGCCTCCTGGTAGAAGAGGCCATGCGCCTGGGCCTCCCCTTGCATGACACACCGTTCCTTGATGATCCTGACGAGGTGT
Encoded proteins:
- a CDS encoding polysaccharide deacetylase family protein — its product is MVNTVPLLQSATGEGGVELRPPSDSPLTLRFLVTFDDGPHPNTGQVLRHLARNPVQQNIKGIFFVQTRHPKRGGSSDGRAMLAIEQAEGHLLGLHTGTTKGHLRHTGMSPAELDQSLRNGKEDLSRITGSPPVLVRPPYWLFNAATVDCYRRHQLHMLLSDVKAFDGVNWGIHLLRRLNFRSQLAGLQSRFLRGTLPVVNRTIPVVVAFHDTNSYTARHLGDYLSLLVEEAMRLGLPLHDTPFLDDPDEVLTTALRCARSHTRTEHTPATVQEAQ